In one window of Vallitalea okinawensis DNA:
- a CDS encoding DegV family protein, whose protein sequence is MDIQLVMDSTADLLPELVKKYQIDVLPLRVLIEDTEYVDGETITTEQVYDYMKQGIFPKTSQVSIERIMNCFDTHLKKGKDLIYIAFSSQLSGTYQTAVMVAEEMKEKYSDRKITVIDSKGGAAATGLTVLQAALMKEAKRTYEDIIDNVKYLSSHVEHIFTLASLEWLYKGGRLSKGQAIIGDMLKIKPILHVKDGKIGFYKKVRGRNKSLKSIVEEVTRRMGSFNDQIIAISHAGDLETANKVKHLIQEATGISKFMINNIGPTLGTHLGIGGVGVLFYNEKPDKYYDEPSLS, encoded by the coding sequence TTGGATATACAGTTAGTCATGGACAGTACGGCAGACTTATTACCAGAACTTGTAAAGAAGTATCAAATCGATGTATTACCCTTAAGAGTTTTGATTGAAGATACGGAGTACGTGGATGGGGAGACCATCACCACTGAACAGGTTTATGATTATATGAAGCAAGGTATTTTTCCAAAGACTTCACAAGTAAGTATTGAGAGAATTATGAATTGCTTTGATACCCATTTAAAAAAAGGAAAGGATCTCATTTATATAGCTTTTTCATCACAGCTATCGGGAACTTATCAAACAGCTGTTATGGTAGCTGAAGAAATGAAAGAAAAATACAGTGATCGAAAGATTACAGTTATAGATAGTAAAGGTGGGGCAGCAGCAACTGGGTTGACAGTTCTACAAGCAGCGTTAATGAAGGAAGCAAAGAGAACATATGAAGATATCATCGATAATGTAAAATACTTAAGCAGCCATGTAGAACATATCTTTACTTTAGCAAGTTTAGAATGGTTGTATAAAGGTGGTCGCTTATCAAAAGGTCAGGCAATCATAGGGGATATGTTAAAAATAAAACCTATATTGCATGTTAAAGATGGTAAGATAGGGTTCTATAAGAAAGTTCGAGGTCGTAATAAGTCTCTAAAGAGCATTGTAGAAGAGGTTACTCGCCGCATGGGAAGTTTCAATGATCAGATTATTGCTATTAGTCATGCTGGTGATTTAGAAACAGCGAATAAAGTAAAGCATCTTATACAGGAGGCTACGGGTATAAGCAAATTTATGATCAATAATATTGGACCTACATTGGGAACTCATTTAGGAATTGGTGGCGTTGGCGTTCTTTTCTACAATGAGAAACCAGATAAATATTATGATGAACCATCCTTAAGCTAG